A single Lactuca sativa cultivar Salinas chromosome 8, Lsat_Salinas_v11, whole genome shotgun sequence DNA region contains:
- the LOC111885729 gene encoding heat stress transcription factor B-2a isoform X2, whose protein sequence is MNMAPPPVERSGGESTAADTTSRSLPTPFLTKTYQLVDDKTIDDVISWNEDGSSFVVWNPTEFAKDLLPKYFKHNNFSSFVRQLNTYGFRKLVPDRWEFSNDCFRRGEKRLLCDIQRRKIASASPAPAIAATPVTTVAALSPVHPVTVSPSNSGEEQVVSSNSSRGATTYLSRETTASGGTNAELIDENERLRKENVQLNKELSQMKNLCNRIYMMMSNYATNYNNPSEGNTNTSQQQTATAETTTVTPLNLLPLKRLSEDRDGSGSRRRSPEPEEDISPRLFGVPIGVKRAREEAAEQHHEPRVHVKLEPSDDTAKGVGNGVDCKEARWMMKHCQRSDRKVLL, encoded by the exons ATGAACATGGCTCCTCCGCCGGTGGAGAGGAGCGGCGGAGAGTCCACGGCCGCAGATACGACATCCAGATCTCTTCCGACGCCATTTCTGACGAAAACTTACCAGCTTGTGGATGATAAAACGATCGACGATGTGATCTCTTGGAACGAAGACGGATCTAGCTTTGTCGTTTGGAATCCTACCGAATTTGCCAAGGATTTGCTACCGAAATACTTCAAGCACAATAATTTCTCTAGTTTTGTCCGCCAGTTGAACACCTAT GGATTCAGGAAGCTTGTACCGGATCGATGGGAATTCTCAAACGATTGCTTTCGTAGAGGTGAGAAGCGTCTGTTATGCGACATACAACGTAGAAAGATCGCATCTGCTTCACCAGCACCAGCCATTGCTGCTACTCCGGTGACGACAGTGGCGGCGTTATCGCCTGTTCATCCTGTAACCGTCTCTCCCAGCAATTCAGGCGAAGAACAAGTAGTGTCGTCGAACTCATCTCGAGGCGCTACAACTTATTTATCTCGAGAAACAACAGCTTCTGGTGGAACTAACGCGGAACTTATTGATGAAAACGAGAGGTTGAGGAAAGAGAACGTTCAACTCAACAAAGAATTAAGTCAGATGAAGAATCTATGCAACAGAATATACATGATGATGTCAAATTACGCCACCAATTACAATAACCCATCGGAAGGTAACACCAATACCTCACAACAACAGACGGCTACGGCGGAAACAACCACCGTGACACCACTAAATCTCTTGCCGTTAAAGCGTTTATCAGAAGACCGAGATGGCAGCGGTAGTCGTCGACGATCACCAGAACCTGAGGAGGATATTAGTCCCAGATTATTCGGTGTTCCGATAGGTGTGAAACGGGCGAGAGAGGAAGCGGCGGAGCAGCACCATGAGCCGAGGGTCCACGTGAAATTAGAGCCGTCGGATGATACCGCAAAGGGGGTCGGTAACGGTGTAGATTGTAAGGAAGCCAGGTGGATGATGAAACACTGCCAGCGGTCGGATCGGAAGGTGTTATTATGA
- the LOC111885729 gene encoding heat stress transcription factor B-2a isoform X1, with protein MFELFLLKFRCLFVEFWIWYGEDCSMNMAPPPVERSGGESTAADTTSRSLPTPFLTKTYQLVDDKTIDDVISWNEDGSSFVVWNPTEFAKDLLPKYFKHNNFSSFVRQLNTYGFRKLVPDRWEFSNDCFRRGEKRLLCDIQRRKIASASPAPAIAATPVTTVAALSPVHPVTVSPSNSGEEQVVSSNSSRGATTYLSRETTASGGTNAELIDENERLRKENVQLNKELSQMKNLCNRIYMMMSNYATNYNNPSEGNTNTSQQQTATAETTTVTPLNLLPLKRLSEDRDGSGSRRRSPEPEEDISPRLFGVPIGVKRAREEAAEQHHEPRVHVKLEPSDDTAKGVGNGVDCKEARWMMKHCQRSDRKVLL; from the exons atgttcGAATTGTTTTTGTTGAAATTTAGATGTTTGTTTGTTGAATTTTGGATTTGGTATGGTGAAGATTGTTCGATGAACATGGCTCCTCCGCCGGTGGAGAGGAGCGGCGGAGAGTCCACGGCCGCAGATACGACATCCAGATCTCTTCCGACGCCATTTCTGACGAAAACTTACCAGCTTGTGGATGATAAAACGATCGACGATGTGATCTCTTGGAACGAAGACGGATCTAGCTTTGTCGTTTGGAATCCTACCGAATTTGCCAAGGATTTGCTACCGAAATACTTCAAGCACAATAATTTCTCTAGTTTTGTCCGCCAGTTGAACACCTAT GGATTCAGGAAGCTTGTACCGGATCGATGGGAATTCTCAAACGATTGCTTTCGTAGAGGTGAGAAGCGTCTGTTATGCGACATACAACGTAGAAAGATCGCATCTGCTTCACCAGCACCAGCCATTGCTGCTACTCCGGTGACGACAGTGGCGGCGTTATCGCCTGTTCATCCTGTAACCGTCTCTCCCAGCAATTCAGGCGAAGAACAAGTAGTGTCGTCGAACTCATCTCGAGGCGCTACAACTTATTTATCTCGAGAAACAACAGCTTCTGGTGGAACTAACGCGGAACTTATTGATGAAAACGAGAGGTTGAGGAAAGAGAACGTTCAACTCAACAAAGAATTAAGTCAGATGAAGAATCTATGCAACAGAATATACATGATGATGTCAAATTACGCCACCAATTACAATAACCCATCGGAAGGTAACACCAATACCTCACAACAACAGACGGCTACGGCGGAAACAACCACCGTGACACCACTAAATCTCTTGCCGTTAAAGCGTTTATCAGAAGACCGAGATGGCAGCGGTAGTCGTCGACGATCACCAGAACCTGAGGAGGATATTAGTCCCAGATTATTCGGTGTTCCGATAGGTGTGAAACGGGCGAGAGAGGAAGCGGCGGAGCAGCACCATGAGCCGAGGGTCCACGTGAAATTAGAGCCGTCGGATGATACCGCAAAGGGGGTCGGTAACGGTGTAGATTGTAAGGAAGCCAGGTGGATGATGAAACACTGCCAGCGGTCGGATCGGAAGGTGTTATTATGA